In the genome of Apium graveolens cultivar Ventura unplaced genomic scaffold, ASM990537v1 ctg1791, whole genome shotgun sequence, one region contains:
- the LOC141700113 gene encoding uncharacterized protein LOC141700113, giving the protein MAEDLLFSEDEMRVDQGLGYPIAYSKLCKDPSFWSFSHGPPFTFTPYSQSHNQVLRLKDLDEMFPIIDSKAKPTTKPSIFVSLLWKQLNHLGNAGFDPATFRVDQYGNVLYYHADPASPLAWNIDHWFPCSRGGLTVPSNLKILQWQVCNKKHNKLEFLIPWWDLQVGISVNQFLSVFASSNSDFRYRSFSSFFLNGECEELNDSQNVDSHIFPQRFIELKEQVGLAPAAVVLSRRESYDTSTMKSVESNRRSSFKSPLLARKLKAGMLKENEDPNMVTNPYQAIVMARNSFKQQEETTKMQGEIQKLDEEVKELTQKNEEEKLTIQDLELVLIKRRRRAEKCRRLAEAQSSYRAMLEKMIRDTMHQSVIYKEQVRLNQAASNALMARLEAQKAICDSSERELHKKFKHRDELETLVRPDWEQRKRSRMSDEYIPQEKHEKAVLYLPGNRESTYLKKKMSGSPLRERRGSSINCLPEITKPETPSHKELRVFLEEEQKASEDGGLLTTEEDEEHQEIEEEKEELNKAIVALKDGESIGTDFQKLRIEGDEKMHNFKIPGLPESQGEEDDESRKQRGKGNLDKWLQILLDDSQENNDLQNEGKSSKTDEIIRKLNLKYPTKEEVKIPKLPERINVLKIQKQTESSDQNDCHQQQAAGWKKDAINSEAMKMHLKTEQQQQTTFNRTATDGRREEGKVEAKNTLMQNPPPYLLASRKSISGEASFRGDKLTGRDSNSYEKKDKRDKGEKGKGIARSESFSKSFRRSPSSPSIILGGMRKGVDCIRKKPSVIGDEDRDEDANNFLRSSIKSIKKAVKM; this is encoded by the exons ATGGCTGAAGATTTGCTGTTCAGTGAAGATGAGATGAGAGTTGATCAAGGCCTTGGCTACCCAATTGCTTACTCTAAGCTCTGTAAAGATCCAAGCTTTTGGTCTTTCAGCCATGGCCCTCCTTTTACTTTCACTCCTTATTCTCAATCACACAATCAG GTGTTGAGATTGAAGGATCTGGATGAGATGTTTCCCATTATTGACTCGAAAGCAAAGCCTACGACGAAGCCTAGTATTTTTGTCAGTCTGTTGTGGAAGCAACTCAATCACCTTGG GAATGCTGGCTTTGATCCAGCAACTTTTAGAGTGGACCAATATGGCAATGTTCTGTATTATCATGCTGATCCAGCTTCACCACTTGCTTGGAATATTGATCACTGGTTTCCTTGCTCAA GAGGTGGATTGACAGTACCAAGTAATTTAAAGATTTTACAGTGGCAAGTGTGCAACAAGAAACATAACAAGCTGGAATTCCTTATACCTTGGTGGGATCTCCAAGTGGGCATCTCTGTTAACCAATTCTTGTCTGTCTTTGCTTCATCAAACTCGGACTTCAG GTACAGGTCATTCTCATCGTTTTTCTTGAATGGTGAATGTGAAGAACTGAATGACTCGCAGAATGTGGACTCCCACATTTTTCCACAACGTTTTATTGAGTTGAAAGAACAAGTAGGTCTTGCTCCTGCTGCTGTTGTTCTATCTAGAAGGGAATCTTATGATACTTCAACTATGAAGTCTGTTGAGAGCAATAGACGATCCTCTTTTAAAAGCCCTCTATTAG CAAGAAAATTAAAAGCTGGCATGTTGAAAGAAAATGAAGACCCTAACATGGTAACAAATCCATATCAGGCCATTGTGATGGCCAGAAACTCTTTCAAGCAACAAGAAGAAACAACAAAGATGCAGGGAGAAATAcaaaaattggatgaagaagtGAAAGAACTGACACAAAAGAATGAGGAGGAAAAGCTTACTATTCAGGACTTGGAGTTGGTTCTGATTAAAAGAAGACGAAGGGCTGAGAAATGCAGGCGGTTAGCAGAAGCACAATCCTCTTACAGGGCAATGCTTGAGAAAATGATCCGAGACACCATGCACCA GAGTGTGATATATAAGGAGCAAGTGAGGCTGAATCAGGCTGCTAGTAATGCTTTGATGGCAAGACTTGAAGCTCAAAAAGCAATATGTGATTCTTCTGAGAGGGAACTTCATAAAAAATTTAAACACAGAGATGAGCTAGAGACACTGGTAAGACCTGACTGGGAGCAAAGGAAGAGATCAAGAATGAGTGATGAGTACATTCCCCAAGAAAAACATGAAAAGGCAGTTTTGTATTTACCAGGAAACAGAGAAAGCACATACCTCAAGAAAAAAATGAGTGGATCTCCATTGCGAGAGAGAAGAGGCAGTTCTATTAACTGCTTGCCAGAGATTACGAAGCCAGAAACCCCCTCACACAAGGAACTAAGAGTGTTTTTGGAAGAGGAGCAAAAAGCATCTGAAGATGGCGGCTTGTTGACTACTGAAGAAGATGAAGAGCATCAAGAAATAGAGGAAGAGAAAGAGGAACTTAACAAAGCTATAGTTGCCTTAAAGGATGGAGAATCGATCGGCACAGATTTTCAGAAACTGAGAATAGAAGGGGATGAAAAGATGCACAACTTCAAAATTCCAGGTCTTCCTGAATCACAGGGTGAGGAGGACGATGAGAGCAGAAAACAGCGTGGTAAAGGAAACTTAGATAAGTGGCTACAAATTTTGCTTGATGATTCACAAGAGAACAACGACCTCCAAAATGAGGGAAAAAGCAGCAAAACTGATGAGATTATTAGGAAGCTGAATCTGAAATATCCAACTAAGGAGGAGGTTAAGATTCCAAAACTTCCCGAAAGAATCAATGTATTGAAAATACAGAAACAAACAGAGAGCTCAGATCAGAATGATTGTCATCAGCAACAAGCAGCTGGTTGGAAAAAAGATGCCATCAATTCTGAAGCTATGAAAATGCACTTGAAGACAGAGCAGCAACAGCAAACAACCTTCAACAGAACAGCTACTGATGGGAGAAGAGAAGAGGGAAAGGTAGAAGCAAAGAACACTTTGATGCAAAACCCTCCACCTTATCTTTTAGCATCAAGAAAAAGTATTTCAGGTGAGGCAAGTTTCAGGGGTGATAAATTAACAGGAAGAGATAGCAACAGCTATGAGAAAAAGGATAAAAGGGACAAGGGTGAAAAGGGTAAAGGTATTGCAAGGTCTGAGAGTTTTAGCAAAAGTTTTCGCAGAAGTCCATCTTCTCCGTCCATAATCTTGGGTGGAATGAGAAAAGGGGTGGATTGTATCAGGAAGAAGCCATCCGTTATAGGTGATGAAGACAGGGATGAAGATGCCAACAATTTCTTACGATCTTCTATCAAGTCGATCAAGAAAGCGGTCAAGATGTAA
- the LOC141700111 gene encoding pentatricopeptide repeat-containing protein At1g15510, chloroplastic-like, with product MATISPKTPQIPLNSDIHFSPISNTLKPKTLNFSRLIQRHHFSLKKNQDFCVFSTNSADNKDPDAQICDLCLQGKLDEALTLLKALQEVEVCVEEDTFIAVLKLCEWKRAANEGCEVYGYVCRNVGNLSVRLGNALLSMFVRFGNLVDAWYVFGKMSERDVFSWNVLVGGYAKGGFFDEALDLYHKMLWVGIRPDVYTFPCVLRTCGGVPDLGRGREVHVHVLRFGYALEVDVVNSLITMYVKCGDVCSARVVFDRMVNRDRISWNAMISGYFENGRCFEGFRLFVMMRECSVDPDLMTMTSLISACESVGDQRLGKAIQGYAMRAEGGIDVAVGNALVRMYSSVGNWEEAEKVFTRIESKDVVTWTSMISGYENNGMPEKAVETYELMELEGIRPDEITLASVLSACASLGLFDMGTKLHEFAKRSGFISYVIVANTLVDFYSKCGCVDQALQVFHKIREKNVISWTSIILGLRINNRSFEALILFRNMQVMLKPNSITLISVLSACARVGALLCGKEMHAQALRNGLVFDGFFPNALLDMYVRCGKIDLAWNQFNTQKRDLASWNIMLTGYAQRGQGALAGDLFDRMIETEVHPDGITFISLLCACSRSGMVAKGLEYFKSMEPNYSISPNLKHYACVVDLLGRAGKLEDAHTFILNMPIEPDQAIWGALLNTCRIHKRLELGKLAAERLFKLDDGTLGYYTLLCNFYADNGKWDEVARLRKLMTEKGLSVDPGCSWVEVKGKVHAFLSGDDFHPQIKELTAVLEGFYEKMIAADANAPEISSCTEVESSKAEVLCGHSERLAIAFGLLNTAPGMPILVTKNLYMCKSCHTTIKFISKVVRREISVRDTDHFHQFNDGICSCRDEGYWDDN from the coding sequence ATGGCTACTATCTCTCCTAAAACCCCTCAAATCCCCCTCAATTCAGACATTCATTTCTCCCCAATTTCCAACACTCTTAAACCCAAAACCCTAAATTTCTCCCGTTTAATTCAAAGACACCATTTTTCTCTCAAGAAAAACCAAGATTTCTGTGTTTTTAGCACTAATTCAGCTGATAATAAAGACCCAGATGCTCAAATTTGTGATTTATGTCTTCAAGGGAAGTTAGATGAGGCTCTGACCCTTTTGAAAGCACTTCAAGAAGTTGAGGTTTGTGTAGAAGAAGATACATTTATAGCTGTTTTGAAGCTGTGTGAGTGGAAGAGAGCAGCTAATGAGGGGTGTGAAGTTTATGGGTATGTGTGTAGAAATGTGGGTAATTTGAGTGTTAGGCTTGGTAATGCTTTGTTGAGTATGTTTGTGAGGTTTGGTAATTTGGTTGATGCTTGGTATGTGTTTGGTAAAATGTCTGAGAGGGATGTGTTTTCTTGGAATGTTTTGGTTGGTGGGTATGCGAAAGGCGGGTTTTTTGATGAGGCTTTGGATTTGTATCATAAGATGTTGTGGGTTGGGATTAGGCCGGATGTTTATACTTTTCCGTGTGTTTTGAGGACTTGTGGAGGTGTGCCTGATTTGGGAAGAGGGAGGGAAGTTCATGTTCATGTGCTTCGGTTTGGGTACGCGTTGGAAGTTGATGTTGTGAATTCTTTGATTACTATGTATGTTAAGTGTGGGGATGTGTGTAGCGCGAGGGTAGTGTTTGATAGGATGGTAAATAGGGATAGGATTTCTTGGAATGCTATGATTTCGGGGTATTTTGAGAATGGTAGGTGTTTTGAGGGGTTTAGGTTGTTTGTTATGATGCGGGAATGTTCAGTTGATCCGGATTTGATGACTATGACTAGTTTGATTTCAGCGTGCGAGAGTGTTGGTGACCAGAGACTAGGGAAGGCAATTCAAGGGTATGCTATGAGAGCAGAGGGTGGTATAGATGTTGCGGTGGGTAATGCATTGGTGCGAATGTATTCTAGTGTTGGTAATTGGGAGGAAGCGGAGAAAGTTTTTACTAGAATTGAGTCGAAAGATGTTGTAACATGGACGTCAATGATTTCAGGTTATGAAAATAATGGAATGCCTGAGAAAGCTGTTGAGACTTATGAATTGATGGAACTTGAAGGAATTAGGCCAGATGAGATCACTCTGGCCAGCGTACTATCTGCTTGTGCTTCCTTGGGCCTTTTTGACATGGGTACTAAGCTGCACGAGTTTGCTAAGAGGTCCGGATTTATATCTTATGTTATAGTTGCAAACACTCTAGTAGATTTCTATTCCAAGTGTGGATGTGTAGATCAGGCTCTTCAAGTCTTTCACAAGATTCGTGAAAAAAATGTTATATCTTGGACTTCGATCATCCTTGGCTTACGTATCAATAATCGGAGTTTTGAGGcattaattttatttaggaaTATGCAAGTCATGCTAAAACCTAATTCTATTACATTGATTTCAGTCCTCTCCGCATGTGCTAGAGTAGGAGCTCTTCTGTGTGGAAAAGAGATGCATGCCCAAGCATTAAGAAATGGATTAGTCTTTGATGGTTTTTTCCCGAATGCTCTGCTTGACATGTATGTAAGGTGTGGAAAGATTGATCTTGCATGGAATCAATTCAACACGCAGAAGAGAGACTTAGCTTCTTGGAATATTATGCTAACGGGCTATGCCCAAAGGGGGCAAGGAGCTCTTGCTGGTGATCTTTTTGATAGAATGATAGAAACAGAGGTACATCCTGATGGGATAACATTTATATCTTTATTATGTGCTTGTAGTAGATCTGGAATGGTGGCCAAAGGTTTAGAATATTTTAAAAGCATGGAACCTAACTATTCTATCTCCCCAAATTTGAAGCATTATGCGTGTGTGGTTGATTTACTTGGCCGTGCAGGGAAGTTGGAGGATGCTCACACATTTATTCTAAATATGCCCATAGAACCGGATCAAGCCATCTGGGGAGCCTTGTTAAATACTTGTAGGATCCACAAGCGACTTGAGCTGGGAAAACTAGCTGCTGAACGTTTATTTAAACTGGATGATGGCACTCTTGGATATTATACTCTTTTGTGTAACTTTTATGCTGACAATGGTAAATGGGATGAAGTAGCCAGATTAAGAAAGTTGATGACAGAAAAAGGACTTAGTGTTGATCCTGGGTGTAGTTGGGTTGAAGTTAAGGGAAAGGTCCATGCTTTTCTTAGTGGAGACGATTTTCATCCCCAGATAAAGGAGTTAACTGCAGTTTTGGAGGGATTTTATGAAAAAATGATTGCAGCTGATGCAAATGCCCCAGAAATAAGTTCTTGTACTGAAGTCGAATCTTCGAAAGCTGAAGTTTTATGTGGTCATAGTGAGAGATTGGCCATTGCTTTTGGGCTCCTTAATACTGCTCCTGGGATGCCTATATTGGTAACAAAGAATCTGTATATGTGCAAAAGCTGCCATACTACCATCAAATTTATCTCGAAAGTTGTTCGAAGAGAGATATCTGTTAGGGATACAGATCATTTCCACCAGTTTAATGATGGAATCTGTTCCTGCAGAGACGAGGGTTACTGGGATGATAACTGA
- the LOC141700114 gene encoding plastidic ATP/ADP-transporter-like, translating to MAAVIETRGLLSLPKTPKIKSFISPPNGLRNRITPINNFKPKNLGGLSLSANGFSRFQGFITKPCLVAQKNKSLHVCKAAAADGQPQFSEIEAPKFMGIETVTLKKIVPLGLMFFCILFNYTILRDTKDVLVVTAKGSSAEIIPFLKTWVNLPMAIGFMLLYSQLSNVLSKQALFYTVMVPFIAFFGAFGFLLYPLSGYFHPTALADKLLATLGPRFLGPLAILRIWSFCLFYVMAELWGSVVVSVLFWGFANQITTVDEAKKFYPLFGLGANVALIFSGRTVKYFSNLRKNLGPGVDGWALSLKGMMSIVVLMGLIICALYWWVNTYVPLPTRSKKKKEKPKMGTMESLKFLVSSSYIRDLATLVVAYGISINLVEVTWKSKLKAQFPSPNEYSSFMGDFSTATGIATFTMMLLSQWIFNKYGWGVAATVTPTVLLLTGVGFFSLLLFGGPLTPALMSFGITPLLAAVYVGAIQNIFSKSAKYSLFDPCKEMAYIPLDEDTKVKGKAAIDVVCNPLGKSGGALIQQFMILTFGSLANSTPYLGGVLLVIVIAWLAAARSLDKQFTALRREEELEKEMEESTLKIPVISETESGNGTIGGGPELKPIGGGDSTGVSS from the exons atggCAGCTGTTATTGAAACAAGAGGGCTTCTCTCTCTACCCAAAACCCCAAAAATCAAATCTTTCATTTCACCACCAAATGGTCTAAGAAATAGAATCACACCCATTAACAACTTCAAGCCTAAGAATCTTGGTGGCCTATCTTTATCTGCAAATGGGTTTTCAAGATTTCAAGGGTTTATCACTAAACCTTGCCTGGTTGCTCAAAAGAACAAATCTTTACATGTTTGTAAGGCTGCAGCAGCTGATGGGCAGCCTCAATTTAGTGAAATTGAGGCTCCTAAGTTCATGGGTATTGAAACAGTGACTCTAAAAAAGATTGTGCCACTTGGGCTAATGTTCTTTTGTATCCTGTTTAATTATACAATTCTTAGAGATACTAAAGATGTCTTAGTTGTGACAGCTAAAGGGTCTAGTGCTGagattatacctttcttgaaaacTTGGGTTAATTTGCCTATGGCTATTGGTTTTATGTTGTTGTATTCACAATTGAGCAATGTGTTGTCAAAGCAGGCTCTTTTTTATACTGTTATGGTCCCTTTTATTGCTTTCTTTGGGGCATTTGGGTTTTTGTTGTATCCACTTAGTGGCTACTTTCATCCTACTGCTCTTGCTGATAAGCTTCTTGCTACACTTGGTCCTCGTTTTCTCGGCCCGCTTGCGATTTTGAGGATTTGGAGCTTTTGTTTGTTTTATGTCATGGCTGAGCTTTGGGGCAGTGTTGTTGTGTCGGTGCTGTTTTGGGGTTTTGCTAATCAG ATAACTACAGTGGATGAAGCCAAGAAATTCTACCCTCTTTTTGGACTTGGAGCTAATGTTGCCCTTATCTTCTCTGGTCGTACAGTCAAGTACTTCtcaaatttaagaaaaaatttGGGTCCTGGTGTTGATGGTTGGGCCCTTTCCCTCAAAGGAATGATGAGTATTGTGGTGTTGATGGGTCTTATCATATGTGCTCTTTATTGGTGGGTCAACACTTATGTTCCCCTTCCCACTCGTAGTAAAAAGAAGAAG GAAAAGCCAAAGATGGGGACAATGGAGAGCTTGAAGTTTTTGGTGTCGTCAAGTTACATTAGGGATCTTGCCACTTTGGTGGTCGCATATGGTATAAGCATCAACCTTGTTGAGGTTACATGGAAATCAAAGCTCAAAGCTCAA TTCCCAAGTCCAAATGAATACTCCTCTTTCATGGGTGACTTCTCTACTGCTACCGGTATTGCAACTTTCACAATGATGTTGCTAAGCCAATGGATATTTAACAAATATGGCTGGGGAGTGGCAGCAACAGTTACACCCACAGTCTTGCTACTCACAGGAGTGGGATTCTTCTCCTTACTTTTGTTTGGTGGTCCTTTAACACCTGCTCTCATGAGTTTTGGGATTACTCCACTGCTAGCAGCGGTTTATGTAGGTGCAATCCAAAATATTTTCAGCAAGAGTGCAAAATACAGCTTATTTGATCCTTGCAAAGAAATGGCTTACATTCCTTTGGATGAAGACACCAAG GTTAAAGGAAAGGCTGCAATTGATGTTGTATGCAATCCTTTGGGGAAATCCGGAGGTGCTTTGATACAGCAATTCATGATCCTTACATTTGGTTCACTCGCAAACTCAACTCCCTACCTTGGAGGAGTACTTCTAGTGATCGTTATTGCATGGTTAGCGGCTGCCAGATCGCTAGATAAACAATTTACTGCACTTCGTCGTGAGGAAGAACTTGAGAAAGAGATGGAGGAGTCCACCTTGAAAATACCAGTTATCTCAGAAACTGAATCAGGGAACGGCACCATCGGAGGTGGGCCAGAACTGAAACCAATAGGTGGCGGCGACTCTACCGGAGTTTCATCTTAA